The Sesamum indicum cultivar Zhongzhi No. 13 linkage group LG6, S_indicum_v1.0, whole genome shotgun sequence genomic interval ACTCGACcgaaaagaatatttttaaaactataagGACTTAATTGCAATTAAGTGAATTACTCGTTCGAGTTGgagaaacttataaaattctcGATAGACATCCACCGAAACCTATAGGAAACAAAACctgaaaaagagaagaaaatggcGGACAGCGCTTCTGCTAAGAGATGGCTTCCTCTTGAAGCTAACCCTGATGTTATGAACCAGGTGACGTTCTCTTCTTTTTGGTGTCTTACTGTGGATGAGTGTCTTCTGAAAGTTTGATGTTCAATTGGATTAGTTTTATGGAGTGtgagaaattttgaacgaTTGATGCATGTACTGAAATTCCCGAAAGATAATACTATAAAGACGAAGAACAgtaaaaaagagataaataataagaaatggTGCTATGCAGTTTATGTTTATACAATGAGTAATTATTTACGAAAATAACTTATGATGAGCAGTTTCTTTGGGGACTTGGTGTTGCACCGGATGAGGCAGAGTGCTTTGATGTTTATGGGCTTGATGAGGAGCTCTTGGAAATGGTTCCAAAGCCGGTACTGGCTGTGTTATTTCTTTACCCCATAACAGCAAAGGTAATTTATGTGTGCAAACTGTCATGTGCTTGCTGGTTTTTTTTGCGTTCCTAATCTTTGGTTCTAAAGCCGTagtcttggaacaatgaaatttttcataCCTACGCGAAGATAATGGATTTGAAATCCACAGGAAATTGTTTCTTTGATATCTAAGGGATTTGAAGCTAATGGACTTAAAGTTCactaatatatacatttccaATCTCAAGAGTCTTTCTCAAATCCAATTTGATTTGAGTTGCATTTGGTTTTTGATATCTGAACTGCATTTGAAGCTAATGGACTTAAAAACCTAGTTGTTTATGTCTTTTCaaggtaaaattattttgatctaaATGCAACCTGATAGTGCTTGATGCAACTTGTAGCTTACTAGCTTCTACAATGTCTGGGTTCGTTTGGGACATAATTTAGACAATTTTGTGCTTTTACAGAGTGAAGAAGAGAGGATTTTACAAGATAATGCATTAAAGGTGAGTTATACCTTACTATCATGTCTATAGTTTATTATTAGGACCAAACCCTGTTTTGTTCTCATTAATAGCTGCTCATGATTGAGCAACTTTTGGTTCTAAGGAAATTATTAGAATCTGAAATGTGCTGTCAAGTTACTCCTACTTTCTGTCACTTACACAATAGTCTACATAATTATTACCATTAAACCATGTTTATTTGATTAGGTGATTTTGCATCTacttgtgtttctttttttgttttatttttttttatctttattcatCTGACAGCATGATGGAGTTCACTTATGGTTTTATGAAGTGTATTTTGGAGTTTTATTTTGCTTCATGTGAGGGACTTTTGCATTATGCTTGCTTTTCATCTTAATTGAACTTGCACTTTACTTGTTTCAACTGTTTTGACATGTATATCGTTAACATTTATAATGTCCGTGCCTATTTGATTCTGTACAAGCAGAATATTAGATGGGCAATTGTATCTATCTGGTGTAATTCTTCAGtcaatttttcagtttatcaTATTACATGTATGAGAATCATTAGTTGCATCTGTGTACATGCACACAGGTGCTCTTTAGGATACAAATGGATTCATATCCAtattatttgatgtaatttttactTTACCTATCCAACtgcctttctttttcttgtgggTAAAAATGCGATAATAGccattctttttgtttctgcgAATGTCTGACTGATGCAAAAAGGTATATCAGTATCTCGTACTAGTATAAGTTGTCCATAAGTTTTGAAACCTTAACCAGTTATGGGTGATTTCATTTTGAGTTATGAGAAATTGCGGGTGTTGATTTTCATTGTTGTCATCTGATTTCAGTAGGTCATAATTTTGGGATCTGCATTCAATGTTTTCAGCTTACTTCATTCTGGTGGTATTTATGAAATCATATCCATACTTGTTTTCTGGAGTATCTTTCTTTGTGTTGGTAACTGAAATTTAGTTCGCTTTTGCTCTTCCAATTAGTTTGTCATACAATTATGTTAGGTATCCTTCTATAGTTTGATGAGTATCATGTAAGACTACTTATCGTTGTTGAGTGGATTGGAAATAACCttggttttgtttttgcttCAGACTTCATATTGTTGCTGGTTGAGCATCTGTCATGTTTTAGTTTATTTCTggaaattatacataaataattcatgAGAGTCTACCCACAGGAGCCTAGTGGTGGAGTTTACTTTATGAAGCAAACTGTGGGAAATGCCTGTGGAACCATTGGGCTTCTTCATGCTGTTGGAAATATCACTTCCGAAATAAAACTTGGTGAGCTCTTGGATTCTGAATATCCTTCTTGCTGATTCTTTTCATCTGCTTAAGAGTTTCCGATTGCTTACGTGGATCACTTTTGGAGTAGTAATAAAATGCCTTTGTTATGAACGCGTTCTTGCAACTTGGATGAGCTCTGGATGCTGTTACAAGTGGTAGAGTCTTTTTGCATTGATTTGAAATGAGGAAATCCCTTAATCTGTACATTTCTATTTCTAAGATTCTTCTGATTTTCTCCCATTtactgtttttatttaattttaggtaGTGATCTGCAGCATATCAATCTGTTCTATTTGAGAAGTAATGTTGGACAATTCTTGTTTACCATCTCCTTGATAATGAGGGAACATCATGTTTAAAATACCACTATTGTGAAATGCCTTCATGCATCAGTATCTGGCATAGTCCAAACAAGAAGCCGAGACTAGACCTAGTGGACTCCATGTATTTAGCATCTTGAGTTCTTTGGTTATTGGGGTGATATAAGCTTTTGGTAACATGTAAATCAAGATCTCTTTCAAATTATCCACTCCTTGATATAGAATTATTTCAATCTACTGGTTGAGTGGATGGTGAAGTTAAGTTTGCGCACCCTTTTCTTCTATTTATGATCTCTCTAACCTGGTCAGGGTATAGAAAAAGCATAgctttttgagaaaatttcatACTGTGTCATTCATGTGTGCTTTTGGTTTAGTTAGTATATCTATAGAACATGTTATGTATAGGTTGTGATTCACCTATTTTGGTTTGTCTTAAATTTCAGCTGAGGGGTCGTACCTGGACAATTTCTTCAAATCCACTGCAAAGATGGATCCCTCGGAGGTCTATTTTCGTTTCATTTTTTCGTATTACAATTAATCTGCCACTGCCTCCGTTTCCGTCTAATAGTTAATAGACAAAATTACTGTGCAGCGCGCCGCATTCCTCGAAAATGATAGAGAAATGGAAGTTGCTCATTCAGTTGCAGCAACTGCTGGTGATACTGAGGTCAAATTTGTCCCatttgtgaaatataaaagataatcATTTCATATTCTGTATTTAttctcttgtttctttcttttcttctaacTCAACATTTTGCCTTAAGTTCAACAAGCTGACTCAGCATTGAATTGGTGATGAAACTGACTTTTCATCCCTTgggttgataattttttgcGCATCTGTATTCGTTATATTTCAATCCAAATGCTTCAAAGTTCTGTTGGGTCATATGTTCTCCATGGTATCTCTTTCTGTCTTTAAGATTGAATTAAAGCTGTGATGCAACAAGCTAAGTTCTCAGAGGAAGGGGCAGTTGATTCTGCATTGTCATGGGGAAGGATGCTGTGATTTTTAACAAGATGGGTGTTGCAAGGNNNNNNNNNNNNNNNNNNNNNNNNNTCTTGCACTTACCACCATTAATCTTCTCCTAGAAAAGATCACGGCAACGATATTTGTCCAAACCATATTCCCTCTCTcccctttctctttttccagGAATCTCCAGCAATTTGTAATACCTCAGTTGTTTGGTCTTGCACCATCTCCACATCTGCTATCATATCTACTTGACTCCCATTGACAACTGAGCTCCTTTTACCTCCATGTTATTACGAGGCAAGACCCCACTCTTGTATTTATCCTTCTTCTTTAATTCACTTGAAGGAGATAGGAGGGTTGAGAACTTGGTATAGTGGTTAGAGAAGAGCAGGTAAGGGTGATAACATGCACAAGTGTGTGGTGTTGAGGAGATTATGCAGATAGGCCTCTATTATTTCATTCTAtatctttttatctttttgtctTTCCTCAAACTTAATCCTAACCAACCCAGAAATCTGAACTCATTTTCTCTAATATTTATTCACCACAAAATCATGACACCCACAACGTAAAATTAATACAGACACATAAAAGAGATTTGGactttaagtatatttttaaatacaacatATCTCtaaacattttgaaaattaaaggtTTTAACCTTATGATTGTCTTTGTTTTAAGTTCTTTTTAAATGTATCCTTATGCTCATATGTATAGAATAGTTGTTTAAGTGATGCCATTGTTCATTGGGGTTCTATGATGCTGGTTTTGAGCGTAAGACAGGATATTTCATGATTGGCtttatttttgctattattctaagttttatatattgatcTTCTGGTGGACCTTATTTAGGGATTTTGTCTTGTACGATTGTTATCAAAGTCCAGtagcttttttattttggctCTGTTTCCTTTCTAGTTCTACCTATCCACAAcccatattaatttattctctaTACATTGTAGTATGTCCACTTTAAGACACAAtgataaaactaaaatcaCTCTCCCAAAAAGTAACAGTCTTCAGTTTCACACAATATAGGATTTCATTTATCTGATACCGTGCACTAGCTCTAGCTGCTACTGGGTAGGAGAGGACATATGTACACGGCCACAGCCCTGCAGGCGGCCTATTTACCTCCTCTGATTTAATCCCATATAGTGAAAATGAGATGCCCTAATATGTTCAGGTTCACTTTTTGTTTCACCATGAAACAGATACagaaagtaaatataaaagtactTGCCAGAATGACCTTTTCTTATCAGACTCTCTTTTGATCTTATAAGTGGTTTTACATTGTATTACCCTAATTGCTGTGGACACTCATTatgaatttgttttccttattttctcaaattacaCTATGTAACCAAAATTGGGGCAGTGATTCGCATAGTTACATGATCCATCAATTATAGTGAGAGCGGTAACGTACTTCTCTAATATATTTCAAAGGAGCTAATCAATAATGAGTTAAACCAGCTTTCTACATTTTGCCATTTGTTTGGATCTTTATGtggttaatatcattataatGCATAAATATATCGGCATACCATCGTTCTTGCTTGTCCTGATGGTTTAATAAGTATTGTTGAATTTTCTGGTCATTATAGTAACACAAGGCACACACCTTTTAGTTTGTCCTATGTGTGGTACTGATTTGAGTAGTGTACAAATTTAGGTTCGGATCTTGTTAATTGATTGGTTTTGGTTTTCATTAAGTTTATTTCTAACGGATGGCCAAGGAGAACTGGGAATTTCTGATCCTCTATCTTTTTACAGGCATCAGCTGATGTAGACACACATTTCATCTGCTTTACATGTGTGAATGGTGAGTCTGTTTCTCTCTCCTTCCCTCTGTCTGCGTGCATATATGGGGTGATTTACTAATGCTATACTATACTGCGGTCTTTGAATTGGAGACCAACTTTTCATCCATTTTATCTGAAATAAATCATTTCTGGCATCTCACAAGTCAAGTATAATGCAGTGAGTCAGATTTGGGTACTTATTATGTTTTTGGGTATCATGTTTATGAAGAAAGACTGGGGTTTTGTTATTTCTGGTTCACCAGTGAAATGTGTGTAATGGATATTCTGCTTGGCGGCATAGTTCTTCTGGATTACGTGTCTGGAAATTACTTAATTCCCAATTAAGCATTTGTGATCTCTTTGGATTTctattcattttcattaattcCGTTGCGTTGATAACAATTTCACCATGAGATTAACTTAATAGATATCTTGGTAAAACCTACCTTTAAAACACACAAACTACTGGTAGGGTGAAATGTAACTCAACAAGGTTATATGCTTATTCTGTGGTAGTTCAAATTGAAGCAGTCATGTTGAATGTTTTCTAGGCATGGGCATTCATGCAAACTTGTAACTTGGATTGGATGAATGAACAAATCAGGGTCTGAATATCAGGTTTTAATTCTTTGGGTCTTGAAGTCATTAATGAATAAGAACTTTGCTAAGTGCAACCTTGGCATCAGTGTAATGGAGGTCCTAACATGGCGGTTTGTAGGGCAACTGTATGAGCTTGACGGAAGGAAGGCAGGACCAATTTCACACGGTGCATCTTCCCCAAGCACCTTATTACAGGTGATCTTTCTCTCTGCGCTGATTAGGTATCAACCAGCTTAAGTTAGTGGTTTCTTCCTCCTTTCTGCCCTTTCATCGGTAAACTCCTCTCCTCTGCCATGTTCTCTACTAGAAGGACATCTGTTTCTATGCATGTGTTGCAAAGACCTTACTGCAGTCACCCTATCCAGCTGATGTTGcagtttaaaaagaaaagaaaacctaCAAAGTTTTACTCACACTTCTCCTAGCCTTGATGTGGGAGGGGCAATTCATGCTACCCATGCTACTGtgtttatatttcttattgtTTCTTGTTCACTTGTCTGCTATTCTGTGTCATACTAGTGATTTTTTTGCTTCATAGTGACTCGATATCCGTTTTACTACAGGATGCTGCTAAAGTTATTCAAAAGTTTATCGCGAAAAATCCTGATTCAATCAACTTCAACGTCATTGCTATCTCAAAGAAGCAATGAGATTTGACTGATGCA includes:
- the LOC105164399 gene encoding ubiquitin carboxyl-terminal hydrolase 3; protein product: MADSASAKRWLPLEANPDVMNQFLWGLGVAPDEAECFDVYGLDEELLEMVPKPVLAVLFLYPITAKSEEERILQDNALKEPSGGVYFMKQTVGNACGTIGLLHAVGNITSEIKLAEGSYLDNFFKSTAKMDPSERAAFLENDREMEVAHSVAATAGDTEASADVDTHFICFTCVNGQLYELDGRKAGPISHGASSPSTLLQDAAKVIQKFIAKNPDSINFNVIAISKKQ